From one Pyxidicoccus sp. MSG2 genomic stretch:
- a CDS encoding ParB/RepB/Spo0J family partition protein, producing MEGSVSSPLPSPVPLQPVLWPISRLHDSPFQPRKTYDPAKLAELTESIRLHGVCQPVLARMVGDEAQLIAGHRRKRGALGAGLQLLPVIFMDASDEQVRELQHVENLCREDVHPLEEAESFAELLAQHRYTPERVGARIGKSRAYVVRRLSLNSLCAEAAAAFRAGSLSEYGAFTLARLPGAEVQARALRELVSPDGISSDARCRRVAERYMLSLRDAAFDTKSEALVPEAGPCTTCPRRTGANADLFGDFSQENLCTDGGCFAQKTAAAWTLACEKALARGEEILDEETSRHLFAYGGRLIPGAPYVDLAAPCPEVEGNRTWRDVLQKARLQVTLARDDNGRGHRLVLRAEAAAALEALGLKAPTAKGESATGGPSAGAASDPRAAEAAQREAQSRKRATVDVGLEAMVAAAEAGGLPVEVLRYVTRGVLEASWQDVRRSLARRRGFTRRDTASAEQTLLAAVETMTAQQLTGLLVEAVAVRFATPSYAETYGAAFLDGCSLFGLEVPNLEAEALARVAARREAACSKRGRHVKKDEVSPASLPSSADVGAEASDDADDDALSAA from the coding sequence ATGGAAGGTTCTGTTTCGAGTCCCCTCCCCTCGCCTGTCCCGCTGCAACCTGTCCTGTGGCCCATCTCGCGGCTGCACGACTCGCCGTTCCAGCCCCGGAAGACGTACGACCCTGCGAAGCTCGCGGAGTTGACGGAGAGCATTCGGCTCCATGGTGTGTGTCAGCCGGTCCTCGCGCGAATGGTGGGGGACGAGGCGCAGCTCATCGCCGGACACCGTCGAAAGCGCGGCGCCCTCGGCGCCGGGCTGCAGCTGCTGCCCGTCATCTTCATGGATGCCTCCGACGAGCAGGTGCGCGAGCTGCAGCATGTGGAGAACCTCTGCCGCGAAGACGTCCATCCGCTGGAGGAAGCAGAGAGCTTCGCGGAGCTGCTCGCCCAGCACCGGTACACCCCTGAGCGGGTTGGCGCCCGCATCGGGAAGTCTCGGGCGTATGTGGTACGGCGGTTGAGCCTCAACAGCTTGTGCGCCGAGGCTGCCGCCGCGTTCCGCGCTGGTTCGCTCTCGGAGTATGGCGCCTTCACGCTGGCGCGCCTTCCGGGCGCGGAGGTGCAGGCTCGTGCGCTGCGCGAGCTCGTTTCGCCGGACGGCATCTCCAGCGACGCTCGCTGCCGGCGGGTGGCGGAGCGGTACATGCTTTCGCTCCGCGACGCCGCGTTCGACACGAAGAGCGAGGCGCTGGTGCCGGAGGCGGGGCCATGCACGACGTGCCCGAGGCGGACTGGTGCCAACGCGGACCTTTTTGGAGACTTCTCTCAGGAAAACCTCTGCACGGACGGGGGGTGCTTTGCGCAGAAAACGGCGGCGGCGTGGACGCTCGCCTGCGAGAAGGCCCTCGCCAGGGGCGAGGAGATTCTCGACGAGGAGACGAGCCGGCATCTCTTCGCATACGGCGGCCGCCTCATTCCGGGAGCGCCGTACGTCGACCTCGCCGCACCCTGCCCCGAAGTGGAGGGCAACCGCACCTGGAGGGACGTCCTCCAGAAGGCGCGCCTGCAGGTCACGCTCGCCCGCGATGACAACGGCCGTGGGCACCGCCTGGTGTTGCGTGCTGAGGCCGCCGCCGCGTTGGAAGCGCTTGGCCTCAAGGCTCCGACAGCGAAAGGAGAGAGCGCGACTGGTGGTCCATCGGCTGGGGCCGCGTCGGACCCGCGAGCCGCTGAGGCCGCCCAGCGAGAGGCTCAGTCGCGCAAGCGGGCGACGGTCGATGTTGGGTTGGAGGCCATGGTGGCAGCAGCTGAGGCGGGGGGCCTGCCGGTGGAGGTGCTTCGCTACGTCACTCGCGGCGTGCTGGAGGCTTCGTGGCAGGACGTGCGCCGCTCGCTCGCGAGACGACGCGGCTTCACCCGACGCGACACGGCCAGCGCAGAGCAGACGTTGCTTGCGGCAGTGGAGACGATGACGGCCCAGCAGCTCACCGGCCTCCTGGTCGAGGCCGTCGCCGTCAGGTTCGCGACGCCGAGCTATGCTGAAACGTATGGCGCCGCATTCCTTGACGGCTGCAGCCTCTTCGGCTTGGAGGTACCCAACCTGGAGGCCGAGGCGCTCGCGCGTGTCGCCGCCAGGAGAGAGGCGGCGTGCTCGAAGCGCGGTCGCCACGTCAAGAAGGACGAGGTGTCGCCGGCTTCGCTCCCCTCCTCCGCAGACGTCGGCGCAGAAGCCAGTGACGACGCGGACGACGACGCGTTGTCGGCAGCGTAA
- a CDS encoding ParA family protein — protein MGRSKRIAVLNEKGGSGKTTTAVNCAAALAQGGSRVLLVDLDPQCNATACVGLAHLVKQKGGYGTAEFVLGEGEFSPQRAQLGLAGLDVVPAMKSTSPLLEMRLLENHMSGNQKLVRALGRVDEEYDWIIVDCPPNLGMLAINAVNACRNVLVPIELSPLAAFGAVALRTFVEKVRLDLESRAQILGVLGTFNSRQTVRRQALEQVQQIFGALVFKTVIDEATAIRAASGEGKPIVLLEPEHKGSQQYMSLVEEVVSRAKY, from the coding sequence TTGGGAAGGTCGAAGCGGATAGCAGTCCTCAATGAAAAGGGCGGGTCGGGCAAGACGACGACCGCGGTGAACTGCGCGGCAGCTCTCGCTCAGGGCGGAAGCCGCGTTCTTTTGGTGGATCTCGATCCACAGTGCAACGCGACCGCTTGTGTCGGGCTCGCGCATCTCGTCAAGCAGAAGGGGGGATACGGCACCGCCGAGTTCGTGCTGGGTGAGGGCGAGTTCAGCCCCCAGCGAGCCCAGCTGGGCCTCGCAGGGCTTGACGTTGTGCCCGCGATGAAGTCGACATCTCCGTTGCTGGAGATGCGCCTTCTGGAAAACCACATGAGCGGAAACCAGAAGCTGGTTCGCGCGCTGGGGCGAGTGGACGAGGAGTACGACTGGATAATCGTCGATTGCCCTCCCAATCTGGGCATGCTGGCAATCAACGCGGTGAATGCGTGCCGTAATGTCCTGGTACCGATTGAGCTTTCGCCGCTCGCGGCGTTTGGCGCAGTTGCGCTCCGGACCTTCGTCGAGAAGGTCCGCCTGGACTTGGAGTCGCGTGCGCAGATTCTCGGAGTGCTCGGCACATTCAATAGCCGGCAAACCGTCCGGCGACAGGCACTGGAGCAGGTGCAGCAAATCTTCGGCGCGCTCGTCTTCAAGACGGTGATTGACGAAGCGACTGCCATCCGGGCCGCCTCGGGCGAGGGCAAGCCGATTGTGCTTCTGGAGCCCGAGCACAAGGGCTCTCAGCAATACATGAGTCTCGTTGAGGAGGTTGTTTCCCGTGCGAAATACTAA